One region of Chanodichthys erythropterus isolate Z2021 chromosome 19, ASM2448905v1, whole genome shotgun sequence genomic DNA includes:
- the tha1 gene encoding threonine aldolase 1 isoform X1: MISRTLMIPARLVRHCLHKPRSVFCVDPVRLYYGSPRATGSAVRTVDLRSDTVTKPGAAMRRAIAEAEVGDDVFGEDPTVNELQKIAADMFGMEAALFVPTGTMGNLIAVMVHCRERGDEMIVGDLSHIHIYEQGGSAQLAGVHSATVTTLGDGTFDLDQLISKIRHDYPNPHYPRSRLVCVENTHNIQGGRVLPLSFLQELRSVADKFGLAVHMDGARVMNAAVALAVQPSVILQHCHSVSVCLSKGLGAPVGTMLGGSKDFIQRAVRARKALGGGMRQVGVLAAAGKIALSDMIGRLEEDHRNARRFAQALLQCDPPLYQVDLSTVETNILRICLRDDQMSPAEFCERMAAVDEEEVKALGQGVQVLMFPHIGGTVRAVWHLDISEEDTQLAIQKAQFVAQQHKLKSVRAA; the protein is encoded by the exons ATGATCTCCAGAACACTTATGATTCCAGCTCGTTTAGTCCGCCATTGCTTACACAAACCTCGTAGTGTTTTTTGCGTGGATCCGGTGCGGCTGTACTATGGGTCCCCGCGGGCTACGGGATCAGCTGTTCGCACTGTGGACCTCCGCAGCGACACCGTCACCAAACCCGGAGCAGCCATGCGCCGAGCCATAGCAGAGGCAGAGGTCGGAGACGATGTGTTCGGAGAAGACCCTACTGTTAATG AACTGCAGAAAATAGCTGCTGATATGTTTGGTATGGAAGCAGCTCTATTTGTCCCCACAGGAACCATGGGTAACCTGATTGCAG TTATGGTTCACTGCAGAGAGAGGGGTGATGAGATGATAGTAGGTGATCTCTCTCATATACATATTTATGAGCAAGGAGGAAGTGCACAG CTAGCAGGCGTCCACTCTGCAACAGTCACCACCCTTGGCGATGGCACCTTTGACCTAGACCAGCTGATCTCCAAGATCCGACACGATTACCCTAACCCACACTACCCACGCTCCCGCCTGGTTTGTGTGGAAAACACGCACAATATCCAGGGAGGGCGCGTCCTCCCACTCTCCTTCCTGCAGGAG CTTCGCTCTGTGGCTGATAAGTTTGGTTTGGCTGTCCATATGGATGGAGCGAGGGTGATGAATGCAGCTGTGGCTCTGGCCGTACAGCCCTCTGTTATACTGCAGCACTGCCACTCTGTCAGTGTGTGTCTGTCCAAG GGACTAGGGGCACCTGTGGGCACCATGCTAGGTGGGTCAAAAGATTTCATACAGAGAGCAGTACGTGCCCGCAAAGCACTTGGCGGAGGAATGCGCCAAGTGGGTGTCTTAGCAGCAGCTGGTAAGATTGCCCTGTCAGACATGATTGGCAGACTGGAGGAGGACCACAGGAACGCCAGACGTTTTGCTCAAG CGCTGTTACAGTGTGACCCTCCTCTGTACCAGGTGGATCTGAGCACTGTGGAAACCAACATTTTGAGGATCTGCCTGCGGGACGACCAGATGAGCCCAGCGGAGTTCTGCGAGCGGATGGCAGCTGTAGATGAAGAGGAGGTGAAGGCTCTGGGACAGGGGGTCCAGGTTCTGATGTTCCCCCATATAGGGGGCACAGTTAGGGCTGTGTGGCATCTGGACATCAGCGAGGAAGACACTCAGCTGGCTATACAGAAGGCTCAGTTTGTGGCCCAACAGCACAAGCTCAAGTCTGTCAGGGCAGCATGA
- the tha1 gene encoding threonine aldolase 1 isoform X3 produces the protein MISRTLMIPARLVRHCLHKPRSVFCVDPVRLYYGSPRATGSAVRTVDLRSDTVTKPGAAMRRAIAEAEVGDDVFGEDPTVNELQKIAADMFGMEAALFVPTGTMGNLIAVMVHCRERGDEMIVGDLSHIHIYEQGGSAQLAGVHSATVTTLGDGTFDLDQLISKIRHDYPNPHYPRSRLVCVENTHNIQGGRVLPLSFLQELRSVADKFGLAVHMDGARVMNAAVALAVQPSVILQHCHSVSVCLSKVDLSTVETNILRICLRDDQMSPAEFCERMAAVDEEEVKALGQGVQVLMFPHIGGTVRAVWHLDISEEDTQLAIQKAQFVAQQHKLKSVRAA, from the exons ATGATCTCCAGAACACTTATGATTCCAGCTCGTTTAGTCCGCCATTGCTTACACAAACCTCGTAGTGTTTTTTGCGTGGATCCGGTGCGGCTGTACTATGGGTCCCCGCGGGCTACGGGATCAGCTGTTCGCACTGTGGACCTCCGCAGCGACACCGTCACCAAACCCGGAGCAGCCATGCGCCGAGCCATAGCAGAGGCAGAGGTCGGAGACGATGTGTTCGGAGAAGACCCTACTGTTAATG AACTGCAGAAAATAGCTGCTGATATGTTTGGTATGGAAGCAGCTCTATTTGTCCCCACAGGAACCATGGGTAACCTGATTGCAG TTATGGTTCACTGCAGAGAGAGGGGTGATGAGATGATAGTAGGTGATCTCTCTCATATACATATTTATGAGCAAGGAGGAAGTGCACAG CTAGCAGGCGTCCACTCTGCAACAGTCACCACCCTTGGCGATGGCACCTTTGACCTAGACCAGCTGATCTCCAAGATCCGACACGATTACCCTAACCCACACTACCCACGCTCCCGCCTGGTTTGTGTGGAAAACACGCACAATATCCAGGGAGGGCGCGTCCTCCCACTCTCCTTCCTGCAGGAG CTTCGCTCTGTGGCTGATAAGTTTGGTTTGGCTGTCCATATGGATGGAGCGAGGGTGATGAATGCAGCTGTGGCTCTGGCCGTACAGCCCTCTGTTATACTGCAGCACTGCCACTCTGTCAGTGTGTGTCTGTCCAAG GTGGATCTGAGCACTGTGGAAACCAACATTTTGAGGATCTGCCTGCGGGACGACCAGATGAGCCCAGCGGAGTTCTGCGAGCGGATGGCAGCTGTAGATGAAGAGGAGGTGAAGGCTCTGGGACAGGGGGTCCAGGTTCTGATGTTCCCCCATATAGGGGGCACAGTTAGGGCTGTGTGGCATCTGGACATCAGCGAGGAAGACACTCAGCTGGCTATACAGAAGGCTCAGTTTGTGGCCCAACAGCACAAGCTCAAGTCTGTCAGGGCAGCATGA
- the tha1 gene encoding threonine aldolase 1 isoform X2, translating into MCSEKTLLLMVVTGSGVRTVDLRSDTVTKPGAAMRRAIAEAKDGDDVFKEDPTADELQKIAADMFGMEAALFVPTGTMGNLIAVMVHCRERGDEMIVGDLSHIHIYEQGGSAQLAGVHSATVTTLGDGTFDLDQLISKIRHDYPNPHYPRSRLVCVENTHNIQGGRVLPLSFLQELRSVADKFGLAVHMDGARVMNAAVALAVQPSVILQHCHSVSVCLSKGLGAPVGTMLGGSKDFIQRAVRARKALGGGMRQVGVLAAAGKIALSDMIGRLEEDHRNARRFAQALLQCDPPLYQVDLSTVETNILRICLRDDQMSPAEFCERMAAVDEEEVKALGQGVQVLMFPHIGGTVRAVWHLDISEEDTQLAIQKAQFVAQQHKLKSVRAA; encoded by the exons ATGTGTTCGGAGAAGACCCTACTGTTAATG GTGGTTACGGGATCAGGTGTTCGCACCGTGGACCTCCGCAGCGACACCGTCACCAAACCTGGAGCAGCCATGCGCCGAGCCATAGCAGAGGCAAAGGACGGAGACGATGTGTTCAAAGAAGACCCTACTGCTGATG AACTGCAGAAAATAGCTGCTGATATGTTTGGTATGGAAGCAGCTCTATTTGTCCCCACAGGAACCATGGGTAACCTGATTGCAG TTATGGTTCACTGCAGAGAGAGGGGTGATGAGATGATAGTAGGTGATCTCTCTCATATACATATTTATGAGCAAGGAGGAAGTGCACAG CTAGCAGGCGTCCACTCTGCAACAGTCACCACCCTTGGCGATGGCACCTTTGACCTAGACCAGCTGATCTCCAAGATCCGACACGATTACCCTAACCCACACTACCCACGCTCCCGCCTGGTTTGTGTGGAAAACACGCACAATATCCAGGGAGGGCGCGTCCTCCCACTCTCCTTCCTGCAGGAG CTTCGCTCTGTGGCTGATAAGTTTGGTTTGGCTGTCCATATGGATGGAGCGAGGGTGATGAATGCAGCTGTGGCTCTGGCCGTACAGCCCTCTGTTATACTGCAGCACTGCCACTCTGTCAGTGTGTGTCTGTCCAAG GGACTAGGGGCACCTGTGGGCACCATGCTAGGTGGGTCAAAAGATTTCATACAGAGAGCAGTACGTGCCCGCAAAGCACTTGGCGGAGGAATGCGCCAAGTGGGTGTCTTAGCAGCAGCTGGTAAGATTGCCCTGTCAGACATGATTGGCAGACTGGAGGAGGACCACAGGAACGCCAGACGTTTTGCTCAAG CGCTGTTACAGTGTGACCCTCCTCTGTACCAGGTGGATCTGAGCACTGTGGAAACCAACATTTTGAGGATCTGCCTGCGGGACGACCAGATGAGCCCAGCGGAGTTCTGCGAGCGGATGGCAGCTGTAGATGAAGAGGAGGTGAAGGCTCTGGGACAGGGGGTCCAGGTTCTGATGTTCCCCCATATAGGGGGCACAGTTAGGGCTGTGTGGCATCTGGACATCAGCGAGGAAGACACTCAGCTGGCTATACAGAAGGCTCAGTTTGTGGCCCAACAGCACAAGCTCAAGTCTGTCAGGGCAGCATGA